In Halarcobacter bivalviorum, a genomic segment contains:
- a CDS encoding phosphoethanolamine transferase, which yields MNNFFSKLVYNIFLALIITSLFVCVEQIYRIYNDILSFNLNLKSFAEQFMINLLIVSIIKTRAILITYALIALFVWFQIAHFAYFGTWIFPLEYLLFFTKFKETYDTFRTVTDIAIVPTIMILTLFVIIYFLLKNSEEKRLKIPFLSFILIAFIIFVPIRVYVKDSKKGHRPNVEYYPLKNTITNLGYLFGNIIPKKAIGNSGLEQPITPTPNLLTENPDINVIMIMGESLNRNFMSLYDYKIKTTPFLDSIKDDENFVYKKGIASGVVTDVAVPSFFNIIKRPDGVPQIISTNTCLFKMAKNNGFQTYFYSSQAQDQLAQLKSYICTKWIDDYVDGTSVTKDIDKPALDTFLLDKIEQVDFSKPSFVALQQRASHTPFIDTFPKEFEIFTKDNIEDKTIIQNTIDYANSIHYTDYIISQLVKKVKERTDRPTYFIFTSDHASNVGDPNRQGHGRLNYDAVYQVPFFVYGINNAKVLKDKFSDFEFISHYQMGNVVSNLLGYEEKYDYFNVREDYFVCDSDISGLSGILKISFDEESKQTKTLIE from the coding sequence ATGAATAACTTTTTTTCAAAACTTGTCTACAACATTTTTTTGGCACTAATAATTACATCTTTATTTGTTTGTGTTGAACAAATATACAGAATATATAATGATATTTTATCTTTTAATTTAAACCTAAAAAGTTTTGCTGAACAATTTATGATTAATCTTCTTATTGTTTCAATAATTAAAACAAGAGCTATTTTAATTACTTATGCTTTAATTGCACTATTTGTTTGGTTTCAAATTGCACACTTCGCATATTTTGGTACTTGGATTTTCCCATTAGAATATTTACTATTTTTTACAAAATTCAAAGAAACATATGATACATTTAGAACAGTTACAGATATAGCAATTGTTCCGACAATTATGATTTTAACTCTTTTTGTAATTATTTATTTTTTATTAAAAAACTCAGAAGAAAAAAGACTTAAAATTCCATTTTTATCATTTATTTTAATCGCTTTTATAATCTTTGTTCCAATTAGAGTTTATGTAAAAGACTCAAAAAAAGGACATAGACCAAATGTTGAGTATTATCCACTAAAAAATACAATTACTAATTTAGGTTATCTATTTGGAAATATAATTCCTAAAAAAGCTATAGGAAATAGTGGTTTAGAACAACCTATTACACCTACTCCAAATCTACTTACAGAAAATCCAGATATAAATGTAATTATGATTATGGGAGAGTCATTAAATAGAAACTTTATGTCTTTATATGATTACAAAATCAAAACTACTCCATTTTTAGATTCAATAAAAGATGATGAAAACTTTGTATATAAAAAAGGGATTGCTTCTGGTGTTGTAACAGATGTTGCTGTACCATCTTTTTTCAATATAATAAAAAGACCAGATGGTGTTCCACAAATTATTTCTACAAATACTTGTCTATTTAAAATGGCAAAAAATAATGGTTTTCAAACATATTTTTATAGTTCTCAAGCACAAGATCAATTAGCTCAATTAAAAAGTTATATTTGTACAAAATGGATTGATGATTATGTTGATGGAACAAGTGTTACAAAAGATATAGATAAACCAGCTTTAGATACATTTTTACTTGATAAAATTGAACAAGTTGATTTTTCAAAACCTAGTTTTGTTGCTTTACAACAAAGAGCTTCGCATACTCCTTTTATAGATACTTTTCCAAAGGAGTTTGAAATTTTTACAAAAGATAATATAGAAGATAAAACAATTATTCAAAATACAATTGATTATGCAAATTCAATTCATTATACTGATTATATTATCTCTCAATTAGTAAAAAAAGTAAAAGAAAGAACTGATAGACCAACTTACTTTATTTTTACTTCTGACCATGCTTCAAATGTTGGAGATCCAAATAGACAAGGTCATGGAAGATTAAATTATGATGCTGTATATCAAGTACCATTCTTTGTTTATGGGATTAATAATGCAAAAGTATTAAAAGATAAATTCTCAGATTTTGAATTTATTTCACACTATCAAATGGGAAATGTAGTTAGTAATCTTTTAGGATATGAAGAGAAGTATGATTATTTTAATGTAAGAGAAGATTACTTTGTATGTGATTCAGATATCTCAGGATTATCTGGTATCTTAAAAATATCTTTTGATGAAGAGAGTAAACAAACAAAAACACTAATAGAGTAA
- a CDS encoding YrbL family protein: MITLTKSLLIAKGGERDCYIHPEDNSKVIKIVHKTEEHNNQNELEYSYMTYIKKRKGLDLSQITDCYGYVSTNLGKGLIFDRVLDFDGTPSKSFRYYLANKIIPLAEQELLITELKNYLEENLILFVDTSLTNIFCPKVSDSSYKLIIVDGLGAKRTGIKFTLYKISKAYTKYKIKRQWDKFMKMYEKDVKRAKLGKRPFTRL, encoded by the coding sequence GTGATTACTTTAACAAAAAGCTTGCTTATTGCCAAAGGTGGGGAGAGAGATTGTTATATTCATCCTGAAGATAATAGCAAAGTTATTAAAATAGTTCATAAAACAGAAGAACATAATAATCAAAATGAATTAGAATATTCATATATGACTTATATAAAAAAAAGAAAAGGTCTTGATTTATCTCAAATCACTGATTGTTATGGTTATGTAAGTACTAATCTAGGAAAAGGATTAATTTTTGATAGAGTTTTAGATTTTGATGGAACACCTAGTAAAAGTTTTAGATACTATTTAGCAAATAAGATTATACCTTTAGCTGAACAAGAATTATTAATAACAGAGTTAAAAAACTATTTAGAAGAAAATTTAATACTTTTTGTTGATACCAGTCTTACAAATATTTTTTGTCCAAAAGTTTCAGATAGTAGTTATAAACTAATAATTGTAGATGGCTTAGGAGCAAAAAGAACAGGTATAAAGTTTACTCTTTATAAAATTTCAAAGGCTTACACAAAATATAAAATCAAAAGACAATGGGATAAATTTATGAAGATGTATGAAAAGGATGTTAAAAGAGCAAAGCTTGGTAAACGTCCTTTTACAAGGCTTTAG
- a CDS encoding lipopolysaccharide kinase InaA family protein: MKFKFELNEQYKNTKDFLLNIKKYFQENSNTIHKARNELKVIKYDDLQTVVKAFKVPNKINQIVYAYFRDSKAKKSYKNAVKLRSLGLNTPEPIGYIEFYRNFLFKESFFIAKKYDYDFTIREPLRNKELENRKEIIKKFVEFTFNLHRNNVYHKDFSAGNTLVSIQGEDYEFSVVDINRLEFKAIDLYTGLDNFAKLWLDEDDIILIASTYAKLANVEEKEAIDILKKCDVKLKSFVEFKRKIRGKK; encoded by the coding sequence TTGAAATTTAAATTTGAACTAAATGAACAATATAAAAATACAAAAGATTTTTTATTAAATATAAAAAAATATTTTCAAGAAAACTCAAATACTATTCATAAAGCTAGAAATGAGTTAAAAGTAATTAAATATGATGATTTACAAACTGTTGTAAAAGCTTTTAAAGTTCCTAATAAAATCAACCAAATAGTTTATGCATACTTTAGAGATTCTAAGGCAAAAAAGTCATATAAAAATGCAGTAAAATTAAGAAGTTTAGGCTTAAATACTCCAGAACCTATTGGTTATATAGAATTTTATAGAAATTTTTTATTTAAAGAGAGTTTTTTTATAGCTAAAAAATATGATTATGATTTTACTATTAGAGAGCCTCTTAGAAATAAAGAACTTGAGAACAGAAAAGAGATTATAAAAAAATTTGTAGAGTTTACTTTTAATCTACATAGAAACAATGTTTATCACAAAGATTTTTCAGCAGGAAATACTTTAGTTTCAATTCAAGGTGAAGATTATGAATTTTCTGTTGTAGATATAAATAGACTGGAGTTTAAAGCCATTGATTTATATACAGGACTTGATAATTTTGCAAAACTTTGGTTAGATGAAGATGATATTATTTTAATAGCTTCAACATATGCAAAACTAGCAAATGTAGAAGAAAAAGAAGCAATAGATATTTTAAAAAAATGTGATGTGAAATTAAAAAGCTTTGTAGAGTTTAAAAGAAAAATCAGAGGTAAAAAATAG
- a CDS encoding glycosyltransferase family 9 protein: MKIEKIFIEIPTWLGDAIMTTPAIENLIKTYPEAKITLLGSFVSTQALGHFKNIEKIIIDNTKKEGNRYLNLYRLAKKIGKVDLAISFRRSFSSKLMMFFVSAKKKFNYRRLEKKQIHQVLRYNDFVNHVLKLENIAGDLKLHFTPYKYEKPTLGINPGATYGSAKRWYPQEFAKVAIEMSKTHDIVIFGGPAETDIAKDIEDELLANGIKNYQNLAGKTTIPELIEKIAGLDIFITNDSGPMHVAAAYGIKTVAIFGPTRFKETNQWNNPNENIISKNLECSPCMKRVCPLKHHNCMKLITAQDVLNILH; the protein is encoded by the coding sequence ATGAAAATTGAGAAAATATTTATAGAGATACCAACTTGGTTGGGTGATGCCATAATGACAACACCTGCAATTGAAAATCTAATAAAAACTTATCCTGAGGCAAAGATAACTCTTCTTGGCTCTTTTGTTTCAACACAAGCTTTAGGTCATTTTAAAAATATAGAAAAGATTATTATAGACAATACAAAAAAAGAGGGAAATAGATATTTAAATCTTTATCGTCTTGCAAAAAAAATAGGAAAAGTTGATTTAGCAATCTCCTTTAGAAGAAGTTTTTCTTCAAAACTTATGATGTTTTTTGTAAGTGCTAAGAAAAAATTTAATTATAGAAGATTAGAAAAGAAACAGATACATCAAGTTCTTAGATACAATGATTTTGTAAATCATGTTTTAAAATTAGAGAATATTGCAGGAGATTTAAAACTACATTTCACTCCTTATAAATATGAAAAACCAACCTTAGGAATAAATCCTGGTGCTACATATGGAAGTGCTAAAAGATGGTATCCTCAAGAGTTTGCAAAAGTAGCAATAGAGATGTCAAAAACTCATGATATAGTTATTTTTGGTGGTCCTGCTGAAACTGATATTGCAAAAGATATTGAAGATGAACTTCTTGCAAATGGAATTAAAAACTATCAAAATCTTGCAGGAAAAACTACTATACCTGAACTTATAGAAAAAATAGCAGGACTTGATATTTTTATTACAAATGATTCTGGACCAATGCATGTTGCAGCAGCATATGGAATAAAAACTGTTGCTATTTTTGGACCTACAAGATTTAAAGAGACAAATCAATGGAATAATCCAAATGAAAATATTATTTCTAAAAATTTAGAGTGCTCTCCTTGTATGAAAAGAGTCTGTCCTTTAAAACATCATAACTGTATGAAGCTAATAACTGCACAGGATGTTTTAAATATTTTACACTGA
- a CDS encoding glycosyltransferase family 9 protein: protein MNLLITRHDKIGDFVVTLPLFKAIKEQYPNTKITALVSKINFDFAKEIEFIDDVILFDKDNLKKTLLEIKEKNFDASISAYIDTALGKLLFKSGIRIRVAPATKIAQIFFTKRITQRRSKVEKTEWEYNLDLAKAIFPNIRLEFSRPLLITDSSFQATKKRVIFHPGFGGSSDGNLSLDDYIKLARKALQTSYKVVFTFGPDDKSSKEYISSRLNLNEKQKIELFDSKMSLYEFTKYIASSELFVSTSTGPMHLAGATNTKTISFFGDSLFASSKRWATVSEQNKQNNFMLASDYSKDDYKKIENCLMDLLNA from the coding sequence GTGAATTTACTTATTACTAGACATGATAAAATAGGTGATTTTGTTGTAACCTTACCTCTTTTTAAAGCTATTAAAGAGCAATACCCAAATACAAAAATTACTGCACTTGTAAGTAAAATAAATTTTGACTTTGCAAAAGAGATTGAGTTTATTGATGATGTAATTTTATTTGATAAAGATAATTTAAAAAAGACTCTATTAGAGATAAAAGAAAAAAATTTCGATGCAAGTATTAGTGCTTATATAGATACTGCTTTGGGAAAACTTTTATTTAAAAGTGGCATAAGAATTAGAGTTGCTCCTGCTACAAAAATAGCTCAAATATTTTTTACTAAAAGAATAACTCAAAGAAGAAGTAAGGTAGAAAAAACAGAATGGGAGTATAATCTGGATTTGGCAAAAGCTATTTTCCCTAATATTAGATTAGAGTTTTCTAGACCATTACTTATTACAGATTCTTCATTTCAAGCTACAAAAAAAAGAGTTATTTTTCATCCTGGTTTTGGTGGAAGTAGTGATGGAAACTTATCTTTAGATGATTATATTAAACTTGCAAGGAAAGCCCTTCAAACTTCATACAAAGTTGTTTTCACTTTTGGACCAGATGACAAATCATCAAAAGAGTATATTTCATCAAGATTAAATCTTAACGAAAAACAGAAGATAGAACTTTTTGATTCAAAAATGTCACTTTATGAGTTCACAAAATATATAGCCTCTTCAGAACTTTTTGTTAGTACTTCAACAGGACCTATGCATCTTGCTGGAGCAACTAATACAAAAACAATCTCTTTCTTTGGGGATTCACTTTTTGCAAGTTCAAAAAGATGGGCAACAGTAAGTGAACAGAACAAGCAAAATAATTTTATGTTAGCAAGTGATTATTCAAAAGATGATTATAAAAAAATAGAAAACTGCTTAATGGACTTACTTAATGCTTGA